In the genome of Gloeotrichia echinulata CP02, one region contains:
- a CDS encoding Tex family protein, translating to MLNIPQLLATELDLKPYQVQNALELLAEGGTIPFIARYRKERTGEMNEVQLRDLSDRYTYLTELEERKSVILNAIATQGKLTDELQGKIASCLQKTELEDLYLPYRQKRRTRATIARERGLEPLAEFIKSLNVNNSVSVSWEDEAGKYISETLGVKTAEEALKGAADILAEEVADKAEFRAYLREFLLEEGVFVSRIKDDYPEGTTKFEMYRNYQIRVKNIAPHNILALYRGETEGILNFEISFDNEVVLSYLEAQEIKTKVRKLRDFYQAMLKDAFNRLMKASLIGEVISQKKTYADIESIKTFEANLRELLLSAPAGLKPTLAVDPGFRTGCKVAVLDQTGKFLEYQAVFPHQAAEQRTKAAQTIKNLIENYKIELIAIGNGTASRETEEFVAQVLQTIEAKPIKVMVNESGASIYSASNVAIEEFPNLDITVRGAISIGRRLQDPLAELVKIDPKSIGVGQYQHDVDQKLLKKKLDETVESCVNYVGVDLNTASKQLLTFVSGITATVANNIVTYRNEHGTFKNRRQLLKVPKLGPKAFEQAAGFLRIRNGENPLDNTAVHPESYSLVEAIASDLNVPLNQVTQIGEKLQKINLKKYVTDTVGEPTLRDILRELEKPGRDPRAEFKYATFKEGITEIKDLQVGMELEGMITNVANFGAFVDIGVHQDGLVHISQLADRFVDDPKKIVKVGQVVKVRVLEVNEKLKRISLSMKSVKQ from the coding sequence ATGCTGAACATTCCTCAATTACTCGCAACTGAACTAGATCTCAAACCCTATCAGGTGCAAAACGCGCTGGAACTTTTGGCGGAGGGTGGGACAATTCCCTTTATTGCACGTTACCGCAAAGAGCGCACTGGCGAGATGAATGAGGTCCAACTGCGCGATTTATCTGATAGATATACTTACTTAACAGAATTGGAAGAACGCAAATCGGTGATTTTAAATGCGATCGCCACACAAGGTAAACTCACTGATGAACTCCAAGGGAAAATCGCCTCCTGTTTACAAAAAACCGAGCTTGAGGATTTATATTTACCCTATCGACAAAAACGACGCACCCGCGCCACTATCGCCAGAGAAAGAGGACTCGAACCCCTGGCTGAGTTTATCAAGTCCCTGAATGTCAATAATTCTGTATCAGTTTCCTGGGAAGACGAAGCAGGGAAGTATATTTCGGAAACCCTAGGAGTAAAAACCGCAGAAGAAGCGCTCAAAGGTGCTGCTGATATCTTAGCAGAAGAGGTAGCAGATAAAGCTGAGTTTCGAGCATATTTGCGGGAATTTCTCTTAGAAGAAGGTGTGTTTGTCTCCCGGATTAAAGATGATTATCCAGAAGGGACAACGAAATTTGAGATGTACCGTAATTATCAAATTCGAGTGAAAAATATTGCTCCCCACAATATATTGGCATTGTATCGGGGTGAAACTGAGGGAATATTAAACTTTGAAATTTCCTTTGATAATGAAGTAGTACTCTCTTATTTGGAAGCGCAGGAAATTAAAACAAAAGTTCGCAAACTGCGTGATTTTTATCAGGCGATGTTAAAGGATGCATTTAACCGCCTCATGAAAGCTTCTCTCATCGGAGAAGTTATTTCCCAGAAGAAAACCTACGCGGATATTGAATCTATCAAGACGTTTGAAGCTAATCTCCGTGAGTTATTATTATCTGCACCGGCGGGGTTGAAACCAACTCTGGCGGTAGATCCGGGGTTTAGAACTGGGTGTAAAGTTGCAGTATTAGACCAAACGGGCAAATTTTTAGAATACCAGGCGGTATTTCCTCATCAAGCGGCTGAACAACGCACAAAAGCCGCGCAAACTATCAAAAATCTGATTGAAAATTACAAAATTGAGTTAATTGCAATTGGTAATGGTACAGCTTCCCGCGAGACAGAAGAATTTGTCGCACAAGTACTGCAAACTATCGAAGCAAAACCAATTAAAGTAATGGTAAATGAGTCGGGAGCATCTATATATTCTGCCAGTAACGTGGCAATTGAAGAGTTTCCCAATTTAGATATTACCGTACGCGGGGCAATTAGTATTGGTCGCCGGTTGCAAGATCCTTTGGCGGAACTTGTGAAAATTGATCCGAAATCCATTGGCGTGGGACAATACCAGCATGATGTCGATCAGAAATTACTGAAAAAGAAATTGGATGAAACTGTAGAAAGCTGCGTCAACTATGTGGGTGTGGATTTAAATACGGCTTCTAAACAACTGCTCACCTTTGTTTCTGGGATTACAGCCACAGTTGCCAATAATATTGTGACATATCGTAACGAACATGGTACCTTTAAAAATCGTCGCCAACTCTTGAAGGTGCCAAAATTGGGACCCAAAGCCTTTGAACAAGCGGCTGGTTTTCTGCGAATTCGTAATGGTGAGAACCCCTTGGATAATACAGCAGTGCATCCAGAAAGTTACTCCCTAGTAGAGGCGATCGCATCTGATTTGAATGTACCATTAAATCAGGTGACACAAATTGGCGAAAAACTGCAAAAAATTAATTTGAAGAAATATGTCACCGATACTGTAGGCGAACCAACACTACGTGACATCCTCCGCGAACTAGAAAAACCTGGTAGAGATCCCCGTGCTGAGTTTAAGTATGCCACCTTCAAAGAGGGAATCACAGAAATTAAAGATTTGCAGGTGGGAATGGAACTAGAAGGTATGATCACAAATGTCGCCAACTTCGGTGCATTTGTCGATATCGGAGTTCATCAGGATGGGTTAGTACATATCTCCCAACTTGCTGACAGATTCGTTGATGATCCCAAGAAAATTGTTAAAGTGGGACAAGTTGTGAAAGTCCGGGTATTGGAAGTCAACGAAAAACTGAAACGGATTAGTTTGTCGATGAAATCAGTCAAGCAATAA
- a CDS encoding 2Fe-2S iron-sulfur cluster-binding protein, translating into MLSLKAKECQQVRLINPAITLDRTIQVPDDQYILDIAEDNGIRLPSGCKQGECSVCVAKLVSGKVDQREQKFLRPQEIEAGYVVTCVSYPLSDCTLETHQEQVLYKSALYYQPDVEKSE; encoded by the coding sequence ATCCTTAGCCTAAAGGCTAAGGAGTGTCAACAAGTTCGACTGATTAATCCAGCAATTACATTAGATCGCACGATTCAAGTACCAGATGACCAATATATCCTTGACATAGCAGAAGACAATGGTATTCGCCTACCATCTGGGTGTAAACAAGGCGAGTGTTCTGTCTGCGTCGCCAAACTCGTCAGCGGTAAAGTTGATCAACGTGAGCAAAAATTTCTGCGTCCCCAGGAAATAGAGGCTGGTTATGTTGTTACTTGTGTAAGTTACCCGTTATCTGATTGCACATTAGAAACCCATCAAGAACAAGTTTTGTATAAATCCGCGCTTTACTATCAGCCTGATGTTGAGAAATCTGAGTAA
- a CDS encoding YqaE/Pmp3 family membrane protein → MNLIRLLLGFFLPPVGVFLTVGVGPTLLINILLTLLGWLPGSIHALWVITKHEEANNRQQGFY, encoded by the coding sequence ATGAACTTAATCCGGTTACTTCTAGGTTTTTTCTTACCTCCTGTAGGCGTTTTTTTGACAGTTGGCGTCGGACCCACTTTATTGATTAATATCTTGCTGACTCTTCTGGGTTGGCTTCCTGGTAGTATTCATGCACTTTGGGTCATTACGAAGCATGAAGAAGCAAACAATAGACAACAGGGTTTTTACTAG
- a CDS encoding phage holin family protein translates to MWATFLIALATALSLLIVDIVVPGVDIANFPAALIAALVIGLINAAVKPILFTLSLPLNLLTLGAFSLVVNGICFWLAAVLVPGFRVDGIIAFILGPVVLSLANTFLTNYFAERNIDLQPKNKVKTES, encoded by the coding sequence ATGTGGGCAACATTTTTAATTGCGCTAGCTACAGCTTTAAGTCTGCTGATTGTGGATATAGTTGTTCCAGGCGTCGATATTGCTAATTTTCCTGCAGCTTTAATTGCAGCGCTGGTTATTGGTTTAATCAATGCTGCAGTGAAACCAATTCTATTTACCCTGTCATTACCACTTAATCTCTTAACTTTAGGAGCATTTTCCCTCGTCGTCAACGGTATCTGTTTTTGGTTAGCAGCGGTTCTGGTTCCTGGGTTTAGAGTGGACGGAATTATCGCTTTTATTCTCGGTCCAGTAGTTCTTTCTTTAGCTAATACTTTCCTGACTAATTACTTTGCTGAAAGAAATATTGACCTCCAACCTAAGAACAAGGTTAAAACCGAATCTTGA
- a CDS encoding histidine kinase: MARNIKEQIQADLEQVKETGQLRTDRIREIVKSAVSQLASELKAGSGEVRNLAKDAVSAVIETLQEKGSELKEEVTASIEGVLEGINIQRHESIVRTQTELKKLQAQLNSEEEELQQEIDGILAEIEDTSKQTSTNTKTVVQSAINTIKNSDEVALLQKRYAQLQAQIAIVRANLAARYGGRSEEVKDYLDEAKTWYNQTRPQAEALATQVEHKRSQLEDKLGEAGTTIAQKERQIKQTLRELLLAATDWLKDKEPTHKAEETKVLETTDTKK; this comes from the coding sequence ATGGCTAGAAATATCAAAGAGCAAATTCAAGCAGATCTAGAACAAGTCAAAGAAACGGGACAGTTAAGAACTGACAGAATTCGAGAAATTGTTAAATCTGCAGTTTCGCAGCTAGCGTCTGAGTTGAAAGCTGGTTCTGGGGAAGTTCGGAATCTGGCGAAAGATGCTGTTTCTGCTGTGATTGAAACCTTACAAGAAAAAGGTAGCGAACTCAAAGAAGAAGTTACAGCTTCAATTGAAGGAGTGCTGGAGGGGATTAATATTCAAAGACACGAATCGATTGTTAGAACTCAGACTGAGCTTAAGAAGCTACAAGCTCAATTGAATAGTGAAGAAGAAGAACTACAACAAGAAATTGACGGTATTTTAGCAGAGATTGAAGACACTAGTAAACAAACATCTACCAATACTAAAACTGTGGTACAATCTGCTATAAATACCATCAAAAATAGTGATGAAGTAGCTTTATTACAAAAGCGCTACGCTCAACTGCAAGCGCAAATTGCTATTGTCAGAGCTAATTTAGCTGCACGTTATGGCGGACGTTCTGAGGAGGTTAAGGATTATTTAGATGAGGCGAAAACATGGTATAATCAGACTCGCCCCCAAGCTGAAGCCTTAGCTACACAGGTCGAACACAAGCGATCGCAGTTAGAAGATAAACTGGGAGAAGCGGGTACAACAATAGCTCAAAAAGAACGCCAGATCAAACAAACTTTGAGAGAGTTGTTGCTAGCAGCAACTGATTGGCTTAAAGATAAAGAACCTACCCATAAAGCTGAGGAAACTAAGGTATTAGAAACCACAGATACAAAGAAATAA